In Dysidea avara chromosome 3, odDysAvar1.4, whole genome shotgun sequence, a single window of DNA contains:
- the LOC136248392 gene encoding protein phosphatase 1 regulatory inhibitor subunit 16B-like, with product MTFLWSIITLLAYLMNAILCNHVLVLHSMEAQRKATGRQRVNDQMMVSFLRLLFVFDELLAKKMEVTSRKQRMVVCEILDALSTLKNKEKSPSKVTFSTNIILQQAITTGNVEELKSVVCSSGKAVLNLSDPAGLPLVMRALQEDQLDCFTLMVEEGADLSVTDEYGWTILHLAASMCHLEAIKLILKHKPELLEARTSNGLRPISVCEDCQLTGFLLQAELKWLKNKNNANKNRKSRKSCSNPVASSKAEELELLQLVMATPSGDDSNKIQEEMALLRHSVLHLAAARNYLGVAYYIVDNNLANVDAQDTDCWSAMHFAAMYTSVDVLMLLLKYGASRDLKTNSEQLPTDLTSQHNILALLEKN from the exons ATGACGTTTTTGTGGTCCATTATCACATTGCTAGCATATTTGATGAATGCCATATTATGTAATCATGTGTTGGTACTTCATTCTATG GAAGCACAAAGGAAAGCGACTGGTCGGCAACGAGTGAATGATCAAATGATGGTGTCATTCTTACGTCTT TTATTTGTGTTTGACGAACTGTTAGCTAAGAAAATGGAAGTAACTAGTCGCAAGCAGCGTATGGTAGTTTGTGAGATACTAGATGCCTTGTCAACGTTGAAGAACAAGGAGAAGTCTCCAAGCAAAGTGACTTTCTCGACTaacattattttacaacaagCCATCACCACTGGAAATGTTGAAGAGCTGAAAAGCGTCGTTTGTAGTAGCGGCAAGGCAGTATTGAACTTAAGCGATCCAGCTGGACTGCCTTTGGTAATGCGCGCCCTACAAGAAGATCAACTAGACTGTTTTACTCTGATGGTTGAAGAAGGTGCAGACTTGTCAGTCACAGACGAGTACGGATGGACCATTTTGCATTTGGCGGCATCCATGTGCCACCTGGAGGCAATAAAACTAATCTTGAAACACAAGCCAGAACTGCTCGAGGCTAGAACATCTAACGGGCTGAGACCCATCAGTGTTTGTGAAGATTGCCAGCTAACCGGCTTTCTGCTACAGGCTGAACTAAAGTGGCTGAAAAACAAGAACAATGCTAACAAAAATCGAAAAAGCAGAAAATCTTGCAGTAACCCAGTGGCATCAAGCAAAGCAGAAGAACTTGAACTATTACAATTAGTGATGGCAACTCCAAGTGGGGATGACAGCAACAAAATACAAGAAGAAATGGCTTTACTAAGACATAGCGTACTACATTTGGCAGCAGCAAGAAACTACCTGGGTGTAGCTTACTACATTGTTGACAACAACTTGGCAAATGTTGATGCTCAGGACACTGACTGTTGGAGTGCAATGCACTTTGCTGCTATGTACACCAGCGTAGATGTACTGATGTTGCTACTGAAATACGGAGCAAGTAGAGACTTGAAAACAAACAGTGAACAATTACCTACTGACCTAACGTCACAACACAATATACTGGCTCTCCTAGAAAAGAACTAA